From one Lolium rigidum isolate FL_2022 chromosome 4, APGP_CSIRO_Lrig_0.1, whole genome shotgun sequence genomic stretch:
- the LOC124706239 gene encoding protein EXPORTIN 1A-like isoform X3, whose product MAEKLRDLSQPIDVPVLDATVAAFFGTGSKEERNAAYQILQDLQNNQDMWLQVVHILQNSQNLNTKFFALQVLESVIKYRWNALPSEQRDRVKNYISDVIFQLSSNEVSFRKERLYVNKLNIILVQFLKHKWPASWASFISDLVAAAKSSETICENCMAILKLVSEEFFDLSRTEMTSHMIEELKSSLNSEFRLIHELCLYVLCTPQSSELIRGTLATLRAFLPWIPVGFIFDSPLLETLLKFFPMAAYRHLTLQCLTEVAALQFGDFYNMQYVNMYTIFMMRLQGILPPRLIPNAYANGSNDEQAFMQNLALFFTSFFKSHIHILERYPENRDSLLLGLEYLIGISFIDNTEVFKVCLYYWNAFVSELLQERKKIEPATAAVSMMALQAEMIPRAVDGTSTAVEHRQQLYSGSLSKLRALMICRMAKPEEVLIVEDENGNIVRETLKDNDVLVQYKIMKEILIYLTLLDHEDTEQQMLKKLTKQLNGEDWSWNNLNSLCWAIGSISGSMVEEQENRFLVMVICGLLDLCEITKGKDNKAVIASNIMYVVGQYPRFLWAHWKFLKIVVKKVFEFMHEMHPGVQDMAFNTFLKIVQKCKRKFVTQQVGENEPLVSELLFSFTTTFLDLEPHQIHTFYESAGHMIQAELDNTKRDEYLKRLMGPTNQKWAKIIGQAGQSIDILKNQDVIRSVLNILQTNTSVAAALGPHFLPQISSIFLDMLTVYRMYSELVSSTIAEGGPYASKSSFVKLLRSVKGETLKLIETFLDKAEDLPHLRKQFVPPMMDPVLGDYARNVSDARESEVLSLFATIINNYKAEMLYDVPRIFDAVFECTLKMITGNIEDCPEHAVNFFSLLRAIGTHCFKALIQLSSQQLKLLIDSISWAIRRTERNIAETGLSLLLEILKNFQTSAFQNQFYKTYFLSLEQEIFSVMIDSFHKPGFKLHVLVLQHLFCVVDDLKEPLWDVSTIEYKSNAVFVREYTTNLVGTSFPNMMAAKVSMFVDGLLSSRHDLTTFESQTKDFLVQSKEFLAQDNKDIYTDYAHEQIGAYLRGLSGPVAKEIEGYLKELLDPDMLIRRHGMNKTTAPMNGLFIICMELLDKAFRNAQFAHKKIRLAIQRLQEATDGCMDPKGTIYSAKEISSYALSGPLREVENTLNSVREKFAEYVSLVAKKDCETKQFNEYMFEGEEIYGMLKCAISDARYTSFGIERCLTLERQEEECVYETNEQLQEHLEREEQQWLDDVAEHNKLFTAEGKERIISIIIYAREALVYLEKVAAALLRWSVNQKRLFQLVQQTEEKNIHDADLIGAEAFSTESGRSGYITVNNRSTPNGMYLESDPFENGGYKWRLRCYLNGMGDATVGFISCFLLIDPDQYLGDHNVEANFEFSFKENFTAVSILQGSKTAAETILCDAHEGSKFRTSSKYGNEKVVRLKFCPDCFTIQCNIDIDDSSCRTSSMATLLDIGYAADIEFHVSGEKFLAHQFILAAGSPVFFAALCGEMKESGGTYTVEEMDPLVFKMMLEYMYSGHVTGINGEETDTLKEILVAADRYDLPGLKLICEDILTREAHVDPNLWEFARTYNCNHLQHYLMKNEKVDLTIELSRREREELATTRLQEEGKTDHASKDLDHLTLIWQQREEAAKNHEEEKAVKEEEG is encoded by the exons GTACTTGAAAGTGTTATTAAGTACAGGTGGAACGCGCTGCCGAGTGAACAACGTGATCGCGTGAAGAATTACATATCTGATGTGATTTTTCAG CTCTCAAGTAATGAGGTTTCTTTCCGAAAAGAGAGGCTTTATGTTAATAAGCTCAACATTATATTGGTGCAG TTTCTGAAGCATAAGTGGCCAGCCTCGTGGGCATCCTTCATTTCTGACCTTGTTGCAGCGGCAAAGAGTAGTGAGACAATATGTGAAAATTGCATGGCTATATTGAAG CTTGTAAGTGAAGAGTTTTTTGATCTATCAAGAACTGAAATGACATCACATATGATTGAGGAACTCAAGTCTTCACTTAACAG TGAATTTCGTCTCATCCACGAGCTATGTTTGTATGTCCTATGTACACCACAAAGCTCTGAGCTGATCCGTGGTACACTGGCTACGCTTCGCGCTTTCTTACCATGGATTCCTGTTGGATTTATCTTCGACTCACCGTTG CTGGAGACGTTGCTGAAGTTCTTTCCTATGGCTGCTTATCGGCATCTTACACTTCAGTGCCTAACAGAG GTTGCTGCTCTTCAGTTTGGTGATTTTTATAACATGCAGTATGTGAATATGTACACAATTTTCATGATGAGGTTGCAG GGTATTCTTCCTCCTAGATTAATTCCCAATGCCTATGCTAATGGTTCCAATGATGAACAAGCATTCATGCAAAATCTGGCACTCTTTTTCACTTCCTTCTTTAAG AGTCATATACATATACTGGAGCGGTACCCTGAAAATAGAGATTCATTACTCCTCGGTCTTGAGTATCTTATTGGAATTTCATTTATTGATAACACTGAGGTTTTCAAG GTGTGTTTATATTACTGGAATGCATTTGTGTCGGAGTTACTTCAAGAACGCAAAAAAATCGAGCCGGCAACAGCAGCTGTAAGCATGATGGCACTTCAG GCTGAGATGATTCCTAGAGCTGTTGATGGTACTAGTACAGCTGTTGAGCATAGGCAGCAGCTTTATTCAGGCTCACTGTCAAAATTACGAGCGTTGATGATTTGTCGGATGGCAAAGCCCGAGGAGGTATTGATTGTGGAAGATGAAAATGGCAACATTGTACGTGAAACATTGAAAGATAATGATGTCCTTGTCCAGTATAAG ATCATGAAGGAAATACTGATCTatttgactcttcttgatcatgaggATACAGAGCAgcag ATGTTGAAGAAATTGACAAAACAATTGAATGGGGAAGACTGGAGCTGGAATAACCTCAATAGTCTTTGCTGGGCTATTGGATCAATATCTGGTTCTATGGTTGAGGAACAG GAAAATAGGTTTTTGGTAATGGTAATTTGCGGTTTGCTGGATCTCTGTGAAATCACCAAGGGGAAAGACAATAAAGCTGTAATTGCAAGCAACATCAT GTATGTAGTTGGCCAGTATCCAAGATTTCTCTGGGCTCACTGGAAGTTTCTGAAGATAGTCGTGAAGAAGGTGTTTGAGTTCATGCATGAGATGCATCCTGGAGTTCAG GATATGGCATTTAATACTTTCCTGAAAATTGTTCAGAAATGCAAGCGCAAGTTTGTGACACAACAG GTCGGCGAGAATGAACCACTTGTTTCTGAACTGCTGTTCAGCTTTACTACAACCTTTCTTGATCTGGAGCCACACCAGATTCATACTTTTTATGAATCG GCTGGCCACATGATTCAAGCTGAATTGGATAATACTAAGAGGGATGAATACCTCAAGAGATTGATGGGCCCTACTAATCAG aaatgggcaaaaattatTGGCCAGGCAGGCCAGAGCATTGATATCCTGAAGAACCAAGATGTTATCAGATCTGTTCTTAACATATTACAG ACAAACACAAGCGTGGCGGCTGCACTTGGACCACACTTTCTCCCACAAATTTCATCAATCTTCTTGGACATGCTAACAGTTTACAG AATGTACAGTGAGCTTGTATCAAGCACTATTGCTGAAGGGGGGCCTTATGCATCAAAGTCGTCATTTGTAAAGCTCTTACG ATCTGTCAAGGGGGAAACATTGAAATTGATTGAGACTTTTTTGGACAAAGCTGAAGATCTACCGCACCTTAGGAAGCAGTTTGTTCCTCCAATGATGGATCCTGTTCTTGGTGATTATGCTAGAAATGTTTCTGATGCAAGGGAATCTGAAGTTCTGTCCCTGTTTGCAACAATCATAAACAA CTACAAAGCTGAAATGCTTTACGATGTTCCTCGTATATTCGATGCTGTTTTCGAGTGTACCCTCAAG ATGATTACTGGAAACATCGAAGATTGTCCAGAGCATGctgttaattttttttctttgcttCGTGCTATTGGTACCCATTGCTTCAAAGCATTAATTCAGCTTTCAAGTCAG CAATTGAAGCTTCTGATTGACTCAATTAGTTGGGCAATAAGACGTACAGAGAGAAACATTGCCGAGACTGGCCTTAGTCTTTTGTTGGAAATTCTGAAGAATTTTCAG ACTTCAGCATTCCAGAATCAGTTTTACAAAACATATTTCTTGAGTCTTGAGCAAGAGATTTTCTCAGTAATGATTGATTCATTTCATAAGCCTGGTTTCAAGCTTCATGTTTTAGTGCTACAACACTTGTTTTGCGTG GTTGATGATCTAAAGGAGCCTCTGTGGGATGTTTCCACTATAGAATATAAATCAAATGCTGTGTTTGTCCGGGAATACACTACAAATCTTGTTGggacatcatttcctaatatgatGGCTGCTAAG GTGTCAATGTTTGTTGATGGGCTTCTTAGCTCAAGACATGACCTTACAACCTTTGAAAGCCAAACAAAAGATTTCCTGGTGCAATCGAAGGAGTTCTTGGCTCAG GATAACAAGGATATATATACGGATTATGCCCATGAGCAAATTGGTGCCTACTTGAGGGGGCTATCAGGTCCAGTAGCCAAAGAAATTGAAGGTtatcttaaggaattgttggatcCTGATATGCTGATTAGAAGGCATGGTATGAACAAAACAACTGCGCCTATGAATGGGCTATTTATAATCTGCATGGAGCTTCTGGATAAAGCATTCCGTAATGCACAGTTCGCCCACAAGAAGATCAGACTAGCTATCCAGCGCCTCCAAGAAGCCACTGATGGGTGTATGGACCCCAAAGGTACTATTTATAGTGCCAAGGAGATTTCCTCGTATGCTTTGAGTGGACCACTGAGGGAAGTCGAGAACACATTGAATTCTGTGAGAGAAAAGTTTGCTGAGTATGTGTCTTTGGTTGCGAAAAAGGATTGTGAGACGAAGCAATTCAATGAGTATATGTTTGAAGGAGAGGAGATATATGGCATGTTGAAATGTGCTATATCTGATGCCAGATATACATCTTTTGGCATAGAAAGATGTTTGACCTTGGAAAGACAGGAAGAGGAGTGCGTTTATGAGACCAATGAGCAACTGCAAGAGCACTTGGAGAGAGAGGAGCAGCAATGGTTAGATGATGTAGCGGAGCACAACAAGCTGTTCACAGCCGAAGGGAAAGAAAGAATCATCAGTATCATTATTTATGCTCGAGAAGCATTAGTTTATCTTGAAAAAGTTGCAGCAGCGCTTCTTAGATGGAGTGTGAATCAGAAGAGACTATTTCAGCTAGTTCAGCAAACAGAGGAAAAAAATATTCATGACGCGGATCTGATTGGAGCTGAGGCCTTTTCAACTGAGAGTGGAAGGAGCGGCTACATCACGGTGAACAACAGGTCAACACCAAATGGTATGTATTTAGAGTCCGATCCATTTGAAAATGGGGGATACAAGTGGAGATTGCGATGCTATCTAAATGGTATGGGAGATGCAACTGTAGGTTtcatttcatgttttctgctaatTGATCCGGATCAGTACCTGGGTGATCATAATGTGGAAGCAAACTTTGAGTTCTCTTTCAAAGAAAACTTCACAGCGGTTTCAATTCTTCAGGGTAGCAAAACTGCAGCAGAAACAATACTTTGTGATGCACATGAGGGCAGCAAATTCCGGACCTCTAGTAAATATGGTAATGAAAAGGTGGTCCGTCTAAAATTTTGTCCTGATTGTTTTACGATCCAGTGCAATATTGATATTGATGACTCAAGCTGTAGAACTTCCTCCATGGCTACATTGCTGGATATTGGATATGCAGCTGATATAGAATTTCATGTTAGTGGAGAGAAGTTCTTGGCACACCAATTTATTTTGGCTGCTGGTTCACCAGTTTTCTTTGCTGCTTTATGTGGTGAGATGAAAGAGAGTGGCGGCACATACACTGTTGAGGAGATGGATCCATTGGTCTTTAAAATGATGTTGGAGTATATGTATTCTGGTCATGTGACTGGAATAAATGGAGAAGAAACAGATACACTTAAGGAGATTTTAGTTGCTGCTGACAGATATGATCTGCCAGGGCTAAAGCTCATATGCGAGGACATCCTGACAAGAGAAGCTCACGTTGATCCCAATCTATGGGAATTCGCTCGAACCTATAATTGCAACCATTTGCAGCACTATTTGATGAAAAATGAAAAG GTTGATTTGACAATTGAACTCTCTAGGCGTGAAAG AGAGGAGCTTGCCACTACTAGGCTTCAGGAGGAAGGAAAGACAGACCATGCTAGCAAAGACTTAG ATCACCTTACTTTGATCTGGCAACAGAGAGAGGAAGCTGCAAAGAATCACGAAGAGGAAAAAGCTG TCAAAGAAGAGGAAGGCTGA
- the LOC124706239 gene encoding protein EXPORTIN 1A-like isoform X1 produces the protein MAEKLRDLSQPIDVPVLDATVAAFFGTGSKEERNAAYQILQDLQNNQDMWLQVVHILQNSQNLNTKFFALQVLESVIKYRWNALPSEQRDRVKNYISDVIFQLSSNEVSFRKERLYVNKLNIILVQFLKHKWPASWASFISDLVAAAKSSETICENCMAILKLVSEEFFDLSRTEMTSHMIEELKSSLNSEFRLIHELCLYVLCTPQSSELIRGTLATLRAFLPWIPVGFIFDSPLLETLLKFFPMAAYRHLTLQCLTEVAALQFGDFYNMQYVNMYTIFMMRLQGILPPRLIPNAYANGSNDEQAFMQNLALFFTSFFKSHIHILERYPENRDSLLLGLEYLIGISFIDNTEVFKVCLYYWNAFVSELLQERKKIEPATAAVSMMALQAEMIPRAVDGTSTAVEHRQQLYSGSLSKLRALMICRMAKPEEVLIVEDENGNIVRETLKDNDVLVQYKIMKEILIYLTLLDHEDTEQQMLKKLTKQLNGEDWSWNNLNSLCWAIGSISGSMVEEQENRFLVMVICGLLDLCEITKGKDNKAVIASNIMYVVGQYPRFLWAHWKFLKIVVKKVFEFMHEMHPGVQDMAFNTFLKIVQKCKRKFVTQQVGENEPLVSELLFSFTTTFLDLEPHQIHTFYESAGHMIQAELDNTKRDEYLKRLMGPTNQKWAKIIGQAGQSIDILKNQDVIRSVLNILQTNTSVAAALGPHFLPQISSIFLDMLTVYRMYSELVSSTIAEGGPYASKSSFVKLLRSVKGETLKLIETFLDKAEDLPHLRKQFVPPMMDPVLGDYARNVSDARESEVLSLFATIINNYKAEMLYDVPRIFDAVFECTLKMITGNIEDCPEHAVNFFSLLRAIGTHCFKALIQLSSQQLKLLIDSISWAIRRTERNIAETGLSLLLEILKNFQTSAFQNQFYKTYFLSLEQEIFSVMIDSFHKPGFKLHVLVLQHLFCVVDDLKEPLWDVSTIEYKSNAVFVREYTTNLVGTSFPNMMAAKVSMFVDGLLSSRHDLTTFESQTKDFLVQSKEFLAQDNKDIYTDYAHEQIGAYLRGLSGPVAKEIEGYLKELLDPDMLIRRHGMNKTTAPMNGLFIICMELLDKAFRNAQFAHKKIRLAIQRLQEATDGCMDPKGTIYSAKEISSYALSGPLREVENTLNSVREKFAEYVSLVAKKDCETKQFNEYMFEGEEIYGMLKCAISDARYTSFGIERCLTLERQEEECVYETNEQLQEHLEREEQQWLDDVAEHNKLFTAEGKERIISIIIYAREALVYLEKVAAALLRWSVNQKRLFQLVQQTEEKNIHDADLIGAEAFSTESGRSGYITVNNRSTPNGMYLESDPFENGGYKWRLRCYLNGMGDATVGFISCFLLIDPDQYLGDHNVEANFEFSFKENFTAVSILQGSKTAAETILCDAHEGSKFRTSSKYGNEKVVRLKFCPDCFTIQCNIDIDDSSCRTSSMATLLDIGYAADIEFHVSGEKFLAHQFILAAGSPVFFAALCGEMKESGGTYTVEEMDPLVFKMMLEYMYSGHVTGINGEETDTLKEILVAADRYDLPGLKLICEDILTREAHVDPNLWEFARTYNCNHLQHYLMKNEKVDLTIELSRRERFVQGSLCTTDSAKHVEFLSIEELATTRLQEEGKTDHASKDLDHLTLIWQQREEAAKNHEEEKAVKEEEG, from the exons GTACTTGAAAGTGTTATTAAGTACAGGTGGAACGCGCTGCCGAGTGAACAACGTGATCGCGTGAAGAATTACATATCTGATGTGATTTTTCAG CTCTCAAGTAATGAGGTTTCTTTCCGAAAAGAGAGGCTTTATGTTAATAAGCTCAACATTATATTGGTGCAG TTTCTGAAGCATAAGTGGCCAGCCTCGTGGGCATCCTTCATTTCTGACCTTGTTGCAGCGGCAAAGAGTAGTGAGACAATATGTGAAAATTGCATGGCTATATTGAAG CTTGTAAGTGAAGAGTTTTTTGATCTATCAAGAACTGAAATGACATCACATATGATTGAGGAACTCAAGTCTTCACTTAACAG TGAATTTCGTCTCATCCACGAGCTATGTTTGTATGTCCTATGTACACCACAAAGCTCTGAGCTGATCCGTGGTACACTGGCTACGCTTCGCGCTTTCTTACCATGGATTCCTGTTGGATTTATCTTCGACTCACCGTTG CTGGAGACGTTGCTGAAGTTCTTTCCTATGGCTGCTTATCGGCATCTTACACTTCAGTGCCTAACAGAG GTTGCTGCTCTTCAGTTTGGTGATTTTTATAACATGCAGTATGTGAATATGTACACAATTTTCATGATGAGGTTGCAG GGTATTCTTCCTCCTAGATTAATTCCCAATGCCTATGCTAATGGTTCCAATGATGAACAAGCATTCATGCAAAATCTGGCACTCTTTTTCACTTCCTTCTTTAAG AGTCATATACATATACTGGAGCGGTACCCTGAAAATAGAGATTCATTACTCCTCGGTCTTGAGTATCTTATTGGAATTTCATTTATTGATAACACTGAGGTTTTCAAG GTGTGTTTATATTACTGGAATGCATTTGTGTCGGAGTTACTTCAAGAACGCAAAAAAATCGAGCCGGCAACAGCAGCTGTAAGCATGATGGCACTTCAG GCTGAGATGATTCCTAGAGCTGTTGATGGTACTAGTACAGCTGTTGAGCATAGGCAGCAGCTTTATTCAGGCTCACTGTCAAAATTACGAGCGTTGATGATTTGTCGGATGGCAAAGCCCGAGGAGGTATTGATTGTGGAAGATGAAAATGGCAACATTGTACGTGAAACATTGAAAGATAATGATGTCCTTGTCCAGTATAAG ATCATGAAGGAAATACTGATCTatttgactcttcttgatcatgaggATACAGAGCAgcag ATGTTGAAGAAATTGACAAAACAATTGAATGGGGAAGACTGGAGCTGGAATAACCTCAATAGTCTTTGCTGGGCTATTGGATCAATATCTGGTTCTATGGTTGAGGAACAG GAAAATAGGTTTTTGGTAATGGTAATTTGCGGTTTGCTGGATCTCTGTGAAATCACCAAGGGGAAAGACAATAAAGCTGTAATTGCAAGCAACATCAT GTATGTAGTTGGCCAGTATCCAAGATTTCTCTGGGCTCACTGGAAGTTTCTGAAGATAGTCGTGAAGAAGGTGTTTGAGTTCATGCATGAGATGCATCCTGGAGTTCAG GATATGGCATTTAATACTTTCCTGAAAATTGTTCAGAAATGCAAGCGCAAGTTTGTGACACAACAG GTCGGCGAGAATGAACCACTTGTTTCTGAACTGCTGTTCAGCTTTACTACAACCTTTCTTGATCTGGAGCCACACCAGATTCATACTTTTTATGAATCG GCTGGCCACATGATTCAAGCTGAATTGGATAATACTAAGAGGGATGAATACCTCAAGAGATTGATGGGCCCTACTAATCAG aaatgggcaaaaattatTGGCCAGGCAGGCCAGAGCATTGATATCCTGAAGAACCAAGATGTTATCAGATCTGTTCTTAACATATTACAG ACAAACACAAGCGTGGCGGCTGCACTTGGACCACACTTTCTCCCACAAATTTCATCAATCTTCTTGGACATGCTAACAGTTTACAG AATGTACAGTGAGCTTGTATCAAGCACTATTGCTGAAGGGGGGCCTTATGCATCAAAGTCGTCATTTGTAAAGCTCTTACG ATCTGTCAAGGGGGAAACATTGAAATTGATTGAGACTTTTTTGGACAAAGCTGAAGATCTACCGCACCTTAGGAAGCAGTTTGTTCCTCCAATGATGGATCCTGTTCTTGGTGATTATGCTAGAAATGTTTCTGATGCAAGGGAATCTGAAGTTCTGTCCCTGTTTGCAACAATCATAAACAA CTACAAAGCTGAAATGCTTTACGATGTTCCTCGTATATTCGATGCTGTTTTCGAGTGTACCCTCAAG ATGATTACTGGAAACATCGAAGATTGTCCAGAGCATGctgttaattttttttctttgcttCGTGCTATTGGTACCCATTGCTTCAAAGCATTAATTCAGCTTTCAAGTCAG CAATTGAAGCTTCTGATTGACTCAATTAGTTGGGCAATAAGACGTACAGAGAGAAACATTGCCGAGACTGGCCTTAGTCTTTTGTTGGAAATTCTGAAGAATTTTCAG ACTTCAGCATTCCAGAATCAGTTTTACAAAACATATTTCTTGAGTCTTGAGCAAGAGATTTTCTCAGTAATGATTGATTCATTTCATAAGCCTGGTTTCAAGCTTCATGTTTTAGTGCTACAACACTTGTTTTGCGTG GTTGATGATCTAAAGGAGCCTCTGTGGGATGTTTCCACTATAGAATATAAATCAAATGCTGTGTTTGTCCGGGAATACACTACAAATCTTGTTGggacatcatttcctaatatgatGGCTGCTAAG GTGTCAATGTTTGTTGATGGGCTTCTTAGCTCAAGACATGACCTTACAACCTTTGAAAGCCAAACAAAAGATTTCCTGGTGCAATCGAAGGAGTTCTTGGCTCAG GATAACAAGGATATATATACGGATTATGCCCATGAGCAAATTGGTGCCTACTTGAGGGGGCTATCAGGTCCAGTAGCCAAAGAAATTGAAGGTtatcttaaggaattgttggatcCTGATATGCTGATTAGAAGGCATGGTATGAACAAAACAACTGCGCCTATGAATGGGCTATTTATAATCTGCATGGAGCTTCTGGATAAAGCATTCCGTAATGCACAGTTCGCCCACAAGAAGATCAGACTAGCTATCCAGCGCCTCCAAGAAGCCACTGATGGGTGTATGGACCCCAAAGGTACTATTTATAGTGCCAAGGAGATTTCCTCGTATGCTTTGAGTGGACCACTGAGGGAAGTCGAGAACACATTGAATTCTGTGAGAGAAAAGTTTGCTGAGTATGTGTCTTTGGTTGCGAAAAAGGATTGTGAGACGAAGCAATTCAATGAGTATATGTTTGAAGGAGAGGAGATATATGGCATGTTGAAATGTGCTATATCTGATGCCAGATATACATCTTTTGGCATAGAAAGATGTTTGACCTTGGAAAGACAGGAAGAGGAGTGCGTTTATGAGACCAATGAGCAACTGCAAGAGCACTTGGAGAGAGAGGAGCAGCAATGGTTAGATGATGTAGCGGAGCACAACAAGCTGTTCACAGCCGAAGGGAAAGAAAGAATCATCAGTATCATTATTTATGCTCGAGAAGCATTAGTTTATCTTGAAAAAGTTGCAGCAGCGCTTCTTAGATGGAGTGTGAATCAGAAGAGACTATTTCAGCTAGTTCAGCAAACAGAGGAAAAAAATATTCATGACGCGGATCTGATTGGAGCTGAGGCCTTTTCAACTGAGAGTGGAAGGAGCGGCTACATCACGGTGAACAACAGGTCAACACCAAATGGTATGTATTTAGAGTCCGATCCATTTGAAAATGGGGGATACAAGTGGAGATTGCGATGCTATCTAAATGGTATGGGAGATGCAACTGTAGGTTtcatttcatgttttctgctaatTGATCCGGATCAGTACCTGGGTGATCATAATGTGGAAGCAAACTTTGAGTTCTCTTTCAAAGAAAACTTCACAGCGGTTTCAATTCTTCAGGGTAGCAAAACTGCAGCAGAAACAATACTTTGTGATGCACATGAGGGCAGCAAATTCCGGACCTCTAGTAAATATGGTAATGAAAAGGTGGTCCGTCTAAAATTTTGTCCTGATTGTTTTACGATCCAGTGCAATATTGATATTGATGACTCAAGCTGTAGAACTTCCTCCATGGCTACATTGCTGGATATTGGATATGCAGCTGATATAGAATTTCATGTTAGTGGAGAGAAGTTCTTGGCACACCAATTTATTTTGGCTGCTGGTTCACCAGTTTTCTTTGCTGCTTTATGTGGTGAGATGAAAGAGAGTGGCGGCACATACACTGTTGAGGAGATGGATCCATTGGTCTTTAAAATGATGTTGGAGTATATGTATTCTGGTCATGTGACTGGAATAAATGGAGAAGAAACAGATACACTTAAGGAGATTTTAGTTGCTGCTGACAGATATGATCTGCCAGGGCTAAAGCTCATATGCGAGGACATCCTGACAAGAGAAGCTCACGTTGATCCCAATCTATGGGAATTCGCTCGAACCTATAATTGCAACCATTTGCAGCACTATTTGATGAAAAATGAAAAG GTTGATTTGACAATTGAACTCTCTAGGCGTGAAAGGTTTGTGCAAGGTTCTTTGTGTACCACTGATTCTGCTAAACATGTTGAATTCCTTTCTAT AGAGGAGCTTGCCACTACTAGGCTTCAGGAGGAAGGAAAGACAGACCATGCTAGCAAAGACTTAG ATCACCTTACTTTGATCTGGCAACAGAGAGAGGAAGCTGCAAAGAATCACGAAGAGGAAAAAGCTG TCAAAGAAGAGGAAGGCTGA